A stretch of Anaeromyxobacter dehalogenans 2CP-1 DNA encodes these proteins:
- a CDS encoding porin family protein, with product MSSAPRIATLALAALLALPGVASAQSRYSTQPSMRLGGLIGFDSGDLDGLALRLDGEMDLQRISPNVMLVGVGSVGWSHLSDDLGYGYDVTNDVFTIMPAARLAVALAPQVGVYGDLGLGLYHASLEVDVPDPFTGLRRTVDDSATGLAMRIGAGAYFNIAPKVRLVGEIALHPYFGDYDDDTFTFMVGATFGL from the coding sequence ATGAGCTCGGCTCCCCGCATCGCAACCCTCGCCCTCGCCGCGCTGCTCGCGCTGCCGGGCGTCGCCTCCGCCCAGTCCCGCTACTCGACGCAGCCCTCCATGCGCCTCGGCGGCCTCATCGGCTTCGACTCGGGCGACCTCGACGGCCTGGCGCTCCGCCTCGACGGCGAGATGGACCTCCAGCGCATCTCGCCGAACGTGATGCTCGTCGGCGTCGGCTCGGTCGGCTGGTCGCACCTCTCCGACGACCTGGGCTACGGCTACGACGTGACGAACGACGTGTTCACGATCATGCCGGCGGCCCGCCTGGCGGTGGCGCTCGCGCCGCAGGTCGGCGTCTACGGCGACCTGGGCCTCGGCCTGTACCACGCGTCGCTCGAGGTGGACGTGCCGGATCCGTTCACCGGCCTCCGCCGCACGGTGGACGACTCGGCCACCGGCCTCGCCATGCGCATCGGCGCCGGCGCGTACTTCAACATCGCCCCGAAGGTCCGCCTGGTCGGCGAGATCGCGCTGCACCCGTACTTCGGCGACTACGACGACGACACGTTCACCTTCATGGTGGGCGCGACGTTCGGCCTCTAG
- the polX gene encoding DNA polymerase/3'-5' exonuclease PolX produces MPDKFAVAQALREIGALLELEGENPFKIRAYDTGARALEGLSEDLARVIAEGRLTELPGIGEALAKKIADLHATGSTDLLARLRARHPPGVLELLRVPDLGPKKIAALHAALGVASVAELEAACREGRVRGVKGFGEKTEQRILEGIARLHAREADRRVLLAEALTAAEPLLAHLRAVPGAEAVELAGSARRGRELVGDVDLVAASRTPAALAAALTGHPLVAAVLGSGDTKTSVRLGSGLQVDLRVVPPEDFPTLLHHLTGSKAHHVRLRGIARDRGFTLSEWGLFRLPPRERGAAAPAAEAAPDPAAKVPIASEAALYAALGLAYVPPELREDQGEIEAALDGTLPADLVEARDVRGMVHCHTTWSDGRASVEEMARAAEALGMAYLTVTDHSGSAGYAGGLDRDRIRRQWDEIDGVQERVSIRLLKGTEADILEDGALDWPDDVLERLDVVVASVHSRMRMDEDQMTRRLARAMALPVFKIWGHGLGRLLGEREPYACRVEEVLDALAGAPGAVEVNGDPRRLDLEPRWIRAARARGIPLVLSVDAHSVAALGYLRFAVTTARRGWARRGEVLNALPADAFARAVRPVR; encoded by the coding sequence ATGCCGGACAAGTTCGCCGTGGCGCAGGCGCTCCGGGAGATCGGCGCCCTGCTGGAGCTCGAGGGCGAGAACCCGTTCAAGATCCGCGCGTACGACACCGGCGCGCGGGCGCTCGAGGGGCTCTCCGAGGACCTGGCGCGCGTGATCGCCGAGGGACGGCTCACCGAGCTGCCCGGGATCGGCGAGGCGCTGGCGAAGAAGATCGCGGACCTGCACGCGACCGGCTCGACCGACCTGCTGGCTCGGCTGCGGGCGCGCCACCCGCCCGGCGTCCTCGAGTTGCTGCGCGTGCCGGACCTCGGCCCGAAGAAGATCGCCGCGCTGCACGCGGCGCTGGGCGTCGCGAGCGTCGCGGAGCTCGAGGCCGCCTGCCGCGAGGGGCGCGTCCGCGGCGTGAAGGGGTTCGGCGAGAAGACCGAGCAGCGGATCCTGGAGGGCATCGCCCGCCTGCACGCGCGCGAGGCCGACCGGCGCGTGCTGCTCGCCGAGGCGCTGACCGCCGCCGAGCCGCTGCTCGCGCACCTGCGCGCGGTGCCGGGGGCCGAGGCGGTGGAGCTGGCCGGGTCGGCGCGCCGCGGCCGCGAGCTGGTGGGCGACGTCGACCTCGTCGCCGCGTCCCGGACGCCGGCCGCGCTCGCCGCGGCGCTCACCGGCCATCCGCTGGTCGCGGCGGTGCTGGGGAGCGGCGACACGAAGACCAGCGTCCGGCTCGGCTCCGGGCTGCAGGTCGACCTGCGGGTGGTGCCGCCGGAGGACTTCCCCACCCTGCTCCACCACCTCACCGGCTCGAAGGCGCACCACGTGCGGCTGCGCGGCATCGCCCGCGATCGCGGCTTCACGCTGAGCGAGTGGGGCCTGTTCCGCCTGCCGCCGCGCGAGCGCGGGGCGGCCGCGCCGGCGGCGGAGGCGGCGCCCGATCCCGCCGCCAAGGTCCCGATCGCGAGCGAGGCCGCGCTCTACGCCGCGCTGGGCCTGGCGTACGTGCCGCCCGAGCTGCGCGAGGACCAGGGCGAGATCGAGGCCGCGCTGGACGGGACGCTCCCGGCCGACCTGGTCGAGGCGCGCGACGTGCGCGGGATGGTGCACTGCCACACCACCTGGTCGGACGGCCGGGCGAGCGTCGAGGAGATGGCCCGCGCCGCCGAGGCGCTCGGGATGGCGTACCTCACCGTCACCGACCACTCCGGCTCGGCCGGCTACGCCGGCGGGCTCGACCGCGACCGGATCCGGCGGCAGTGGGACGAGATCGACGGGGTGCAGGAGCGGGTCTCGATCCGGCTGCTGAAGGGCACCGAGGCCGACATCCTCGAGGACGGCGCGCTCGACTGGCCCGACGACGTGCTGGAGCGGCTCGACGTGGTGGTCGCGAGCGTCCACTCGCGGATGCGCATGGACGAGGACCAGATGACGCGCCGGCTCGCCCGCGCCATGGCGCTCCCGGTGTTCAAGATCTGGGGGCACGGGCTGGGGCGGCTGCTGGGCGAGCGCGAGCCCTACGCCTGCCGCGTGGAGGAGGTCCTCGACGCGCTGGCCGGCGCGCCGGGCGCGGTGGAGGTGAACGGGGATCCCCGCCGCCTCGACCTCGAGCCCCGCTGGATCCGGGCGGCGCGCGCGCGCGGCATCCCGCTGGTCCTGTCGGTGGACGCCCACTCGGTCGCGGCGCTCGGCTACCTCCGCTTCGCGGTGACCACCGCGCGGCGCGGCTGGGCGCGGCGCGGCGAGGTGCTGAACGCGCTGCCGGCGGACGCGTTCGCGCGGGCGGTCCGTCCGGTGCGGTGA
- a CDS encoding glycosyltransferase family 39 protein: MPSPAEPAPSPRAVPSPPPASPVRDPRLDRLALALGATVTALHVAYGGLIALSPQEAYYWTWSRRLALSYFDHPPLAAWTIALTTALAGEGERAIRLAAALHSVVFAVFLWLTVRRLFGSRPALVALAAAFSVPLFGMGQVIVTPDAPLLSGWAMALYFTVRALDLERPRWLLAAGAAVGWAVLGKYTGFLLLPQILLVLALDPRGRRMLRSPWPWLGAALALALFAPVVAWNLQHRMASFAFQTAERVERSGFRPVLVGRFLALQAGLVTPIVLVLLVEAVVTAVRRRREAAYRICAIFAAPLLVLAAVISPFHWVKGNWLAAAYPTALAAAAALAVERRGWRWKAGVAGVALAAVASVYVHLVPLWPALPFPARDEGSSGWRELAARVEAERAALGPDAFVAGCNYKVSAELEYYLPGRPRTWSSEITGEHGLQYRYWFDPEALRGRSGVLVLDRREKRTCLRRAEACAPLEALPPLTVRRGGDEVTTFQLWRCRWAGLP; encoded by the coding sequence GTGCCGAGCCCCGCCGAGCCCGCTCCGTCGCCGCGCGCCGTCCCCTCCCCTCCGCCCGCCTCGCCCGTCCGCGATCCGCGCCTCGACCGGCTGGCGCTCGCGCTCGGCGCGACCGTCACCGCCCTGCACGTCGCCTACGGCGGGCTGATCGCGCTCTCGCCGCAGGAGGCCTACTACTGGACCTGGAGCCGGCGGCTCGCGCTCTCGTACTTCGACCACCCGCCGCTCGCCGCCTGGACCATCGCGCTCACCACCGCGCTCGCCGGCGAGGGCGAGCGCGCCATCCGGCTGGCCGCCGCGCTGCACTCGGTCGTCTTCGCGGTGTTCCTGTGGCTCACGGTGCGGCGCCTGTTCGGCTCGCGCCCGGCGCTGGTGGCGCTCGCCGCGGCGTTCAGCGTCCCGCTGTTCGGGATGGGGCAGGTCATCGTCACGCCCGACGCCCCGCTGCTCTCCGGCTGGGCGATGGCCCTGTACTTCACGGTGCGCGCGCTCGACTTGGAGCGGCCGCGCTGGCTGCTCGCGGCCGGCGCCGCGGTGGGCTGGGCGGTGCTGGGCAAGTACACCGGGTTCCTGCTGCTGCCGCAGATCCTGCTGGTGCTCGCGCTCGATCCGCGCGGCCGCCGCATGCTCCGCAGCCCCTGGCCGTGGCTGGGCGCGGCGCTGGCGCTGGCCCTGTTCGCGCCGGTGGTCGCCTGGAACCTCCAGCACCGGATGGCGAGCTTCGCGTTCCAGACCGCCGAGCGGGTCGAGCGCTCCGGCTTCCGCCCGGTGCTGGTGGGGCGCTTCCTCGCGCTGCAGGCCGGCCTCGTCACGCCGATCGTGCTCGTGCTCCTCGTCGAGGCGGTGGTGACGGCGGTGCGCCGCCGCCGCGAGGCGGCCTACCGGATCTGCGCCATCTTCGCCGCGCCGCTGCTCGTGCTCGCGGCGGTCATCTCGCCGTTCCACTGGGTGAAGGGCAACTGGCTGGCCGCGGCGTACCCGACCGCGCTCGCCGCGGCGGCCGCCCTGGCGGTGGAGCGGCGCGGCTGGCGCTGGAAGGCGGGCGTCGCCGGGGTGGCGCTGGCGGCGGTCGCGTCGGTGTACGTGCACCTCGTGCCGCTCTGGCCCGCGCTGCCGTTCCCCGCGCGCGACGAGGGCTCCTCGGGCTGGCGGGAGCTGGCCGCGCGGGTGGAGGCGGAGCGCGCGGCGCTCGGGCCCGACGCGTTCGTGGCCGGCTGCAACTACAAGGTGTCCGCCGAGCTCGAGTACTACCTGCCCGGCCGTCCGCGCACCTGGTCGTCGGAGATCACCGGCGAGCACGGGCTGCAGTACCGCTACTGGTTCGATCCCGAGGCGCTCCGCGGCCGCTCCGGCGTGCTGGTGCTCGACCGGCGCGAGAAGCGCACCTGCCTGCGCCGCGCCGAGGCGTGCGCGCCGCTCGAGGCGCTGCCGCCGCTCACGGTGCGGCGCGGCGGCGACGAGGTGACGACGTTCCAGCTCTGGCGCTGCCGCTGGGCCGGCCTGCCCTGA
- a CDS encoding DNA integrity scanning protein DisA nucleotide-binding domain protein — MADGKLDRDFLRSALALMSRTDVDRLLFVSDHPPSPTEIRGRPTKRKLVYAVSSEGIANQLKAKKATAVLIPPYDYTRIEKIKVAVVAAQSAGLLKDGDTVLALCGPGDDRVMDTLVKLVIGSEDPEEKIRVDTLGLPPEFSSQVVESLIHTAMEIGAEGYEGHAVGTIVVIGDSTAVMEKSRQLILNPFQGISEAERNALDPPIREAIKTFSALDGAFIIREDGVVMAAGRYLLSMSRDVKLPMGLGARHSAAASITAESNAVAITVSQTTGTVRVFREGEIALELRQKLRRV, encoded by the coding sequence ATGGCAGACGGCAAGCTGGACCGCGACTTCCTCCGCAGCGCGCTCGCGCTCATGTCGCGCACGGACGTGGACCGGCTCCTGTTCGTGTCCGACCACCCGCCCTCGCCGACCGAGATCCGCGGCCGTCCGACCAAGCGCAAGCTGGTCTACGCGGTCAGCAGCGAGGGCATCGCGAACCAGCTCAAGGCCAAGAAGGCGACGGCGGTGCTCATCCCGCCCTACGACTACACCCGCATCGAGAAGATCAAGGTGGCGGTGGTGGCGGCGCAGTCGGCCGGGCTGCTGAAGGACGGGGACACGGTGCTGGCCCTGTGCGGCCCCGGCGACGACCGGGTCATGGACACGCTCGTGAAGCTCGTGATCGGCTCGGAGGACCCGGAGGAGAAGATCCGGGTGGACACGCTGGGCCTGCCGCCGGAGTTCTCGTCGCAGGTGGTGGAGAGCCTCATCCACACCGCCATGGAGATCGGCGCGGAGGGCTACGAGGGTCACGCGGTGGGCACCATCGTGGTGATCGGCGACTCGACCGCGGTGATGGAGAAGAGCCGGCAGCTCATCCTCAACCCGTTCCAGGGGATCAGCGAGGCGGAGCGGAACGCGCTCGACCCGCCCATCCGCGAGGCCATCAAGACGTTCTCGGCGCTCGACGGCGCCTTCATCATCCGCGAGGACGGGGTGGTGATGGCGGCCGGGCGGTACCTGCTCTCCATGTCGCGCGACGTGAAGCTGCCCATGGGCCTGGGGGCGCGCCACAGCGCCGCGGCCTCGATCACCGCCGAGTCCAACGCCGTCGCCATCACGGTGTCCCAGACCACCGGGACGGTGCGGGTGTTCCGCGAGGGCGAGATCGCCCTGGAGCTGCGGCAGAAGCTGCGGCGCGTGTGA
- a CDS encoding AmpG family muropeptide MFS transporter, translating to MPTQPTTREALRKAFTSWRTGVVALLAFPSGLPLGIVLYTVPYWMQQEGIDIKTIGLVSAAQIPYAFKFVWSPIIDRFAPAWGRKRAWILVGQAMLVASLAAFAASSGHPTVPLVALLTLVVSFASATQDIAYDAYTVEVLRPEERGVAVGARNALARAGMFVGRVVNTFGPKLGWAPTFAAIAASFLPFGVATVKAPEPDVPPAPPRTLRQAIWEPFVGFFRHARALEIAAFLFLYKFADNLVTALVSPFLGQLGFDPVDIGIAQGTIGIVATIGGTFLGGILCTSWGVGRALWIFGLLQAVSNLGYVAIVDAGVNRPVMYAAVAFEAATSGMGTGAFGVLLLRLTQRRFSATQYALFSSIFALGRTFAGPPAGALVDAIGWRDFFLLTVPCAIPGLLMLQRFVPWRSREIPAALDEEAPPAAHGTPATLGGLAARGLGGALAGTALAYLASALLAALKAMRGGQAGLDLGAALIRMFHPVRAVDWVDVVGPPVAGVVIGFAVAAYVAARRGIRTA from the coding sequence GTGCCGACCCAGCCCACCACCCGCGAGGCCCTCCGCAAGGCGTTCACCAGCTGGCGCACGGGGGTGGTGGCGCTGCTCGCGTTCCCCTCCGGCCTGCCGCTCGGCATCGTCCTCTACACGGTCCCGTACTGGATGCAGCAGGAGGGGATCGACATCAAGACCATCGGGCTGGTGAGCGCGGCGCAGATCCCGTACGCGTTCAAGTTCGTCTGGTCGCCGATCATCGATCGCTTCGCGCCGGCCTGGGGGCGCAAGCGCGCCTGGATCCTCGTGGGCCAGGCCATGCTGGTGGCGTCGCTGGCCGCGTTCGCGGCGAGCTCCGGCCACCCCACGGTCCCGCTGGTGGCGCTGCTCACGCTGGTGGTCTCGTTCGCCTCCGCCACCCAGGACATCGCCTACGACGCGTACACGGTGGAGGTGCTGCGGCCCGAGGAGCGCGGCGTGGCGGTGGGCGCCCGCAACGCGCTGGCGCGCGCCGGCATGTTCGTGGGCCGGGTGGTGAACACGTTCGGCCCGAAGCTGGGCTGGGCCCCCACGTTCGCCGCCATCGCGGCCAGCTTCCTGCCGTTCGGGGTGGCCACCGTGAAGGCGCCCGAGCCCGACGTCCCCCCGGCGCCGCCGCGCACGCTGCGGCAGGCCATCTGGGAGCCGTTCGTCGGCTTCTTCCGCCACGCGCGCGCGCTCGAGATCGCCGCGTTCCTGTTCCTGTACAAGTTCGCCGACAACCTGGTCACCGCGCTGGTGTCGCCGTTCCTCGGCCAGCTCGGCTTCGACCCGGTGGACATCGGCATCGCGCAGGGCACCATCGGCATCGTCGCCACCATCGGCGGGACGTTCCTGGGCGGCATCCTGTGCACGTCGTGGGGCGTGGGCCGGGCCCTGTGGATCTTCGGCCTGCTCCAGGCGGTCTCGAACCTGGGCTACGTCGCGATCGTGGACGCGGGCGTGAACCGCCCGGTGATGTACGCGGCGGTGGCGTTCGAGGCCGCCACCAGCGGCATGGGCACCGGCGCGTTCGGCGTGCTCCTGCTCCGGCTCACCCAGCGCCGCTTCAGCGCCACGCAGTATGCGCTGTTCTCGAGCATCTTCGCGCTCGGCCGCACGTTCGCAGGGCCGCCGGCGGGCGCGCTGGTGGACGCGATCGGCTGGCGCGACTTCTTCCTGCTGACCGTGCCGTGCGCCATCCCCGGCCTGCTCATGCTGCAGCGCTTCGTGCCCTGGCGCTCGCGCGAGATCCCGGCGGCGCTGGACGAGGAGGCCCCGCCGGCCGCGCACGGCACGCCCGCCACGCTGGGCGGGCTGGCGGCGCGCGGGCTCGGCGGCGCGCTGGCGGGGACCGCGCTCGCGTACCTGGCGTCCGCGCTGCTCGCGGCGCTGAAGGCGATGCGCGGCGGGCAGGCCGGGCTCGACCTCGGCGCCGCGCTGATCCGGATGTTCCACCCGGTGCGGGCGGTGGACTGGGTGGACGTGGTCGGGCCGCCGGTCGCGGGCGTGGTGATCGGCTTCGCGGTGGCGGCGTACGTGGCCGCGCGGCGCGGGATCCGGACCGCGTAG
- a CDS encoding TraR/DksA family transcriptional regulator → MNKKDLKRFKTMLEESKRQLLVQAKKTLTEESSFDTDDLPDEIDLASSEYTQSMIFRLRDREKFLLAKIDKALARIENGTFGICEKCEEEISAKRLEARPVTTLCIRCKEEQEQKEKSFG, encoded by the coding sequence TTGAACAAGAAGGATCTCAAGAGGTTCAAGACGATGCTGGAGGAGTCCAAGCGCCAGCTCCTCGTGCAGGCCAAGAAGACCCTGACCGAGGAATCGTCCTTCGACACGGACGACCTCCCGGACGAGATCGACCTGGCCTCGAGCGAGTACACGCAGTCGATGATCTTCCGGCTGCGGGATCGCGAGAAGTTCCTGCTCGCCAAGATCGACAAGGCGCTCGCCCGGATCGAGAACGGCACGTTCGGCATCTGCGAGAAGTGCGAGGAGGAGATCTCGGCCAAGCGCCTCGAGGCGCGGCCGGTGACCACCCTCTGCATCCGCTGCAAGGAGGAGCAGGAGCAGAAGGAGAAGTCCTTCGGCTAG
- a CDS encoding MogA/MoaB family molybdenum cofactor biosynthesis protein, whose translation MGHQEHRHEAPKRVRVFVITASDTRGEAEDESGAFLKHAVFAAGHDVAGSRIVKDDPVQLRAALDEAAAAGAEAIVVNGGTGIAGRDRTYEAVAGVLEKRLDGFGELFRMLSFQEIGSAAMLSRAVAGTWGGRVIFSVPGSRAAVRLAWEKLIGPELGHVIRELRKDRG comes from the coding sequence ATGGGACACCAGGAGCACAGGCACGAGGCGCCGAAGCGGGTGCGGGTCTTCGTCATCACCGCCTCGGACACGCGGGGCGAGGCCGAGGACGAGAGCGGCGCGTTCCTGAAGCACGCCGTGTTCGCGGCCGGCCACGACGTGGCCGGCTCGCGCATCGTCAAGGACGACCCGGTCCAGCTCCGCGCCGCGCTGGACGAGGCCGCGGCGGCGGGCGCGGAGGCGATCGTGGTGAACGGCGGCACCGGCATCGCCGGTCGCGACCGCACCTACGAGGCGGTGGCGGGCGTGCTGGAGAAGCGGCTGGACGGCTTCGGCGAGCTGTTCCGGATGCTCTCCTTCCAGGAGATCGGCAGCGCGGCGATGCTGTCCCGCGCGGTGGCCGGCACCTGGGGTGGGCGGGTGATCTTCTCGGTGCCGGGCTCGCGGGCCGCGGTGCGGCTCGCCTGGGAGAAGCTCATCGGGCCGGAGCTCGGCCACGTCATCCGCGAGCTGCGCAAGGACCGGGGTTGA
- a CDS encoding tetratricopeptide repeat protein: MEPHPDTSLPGPAGRRGGHLARRRGPCVAAAVAALALGAGCTRAARARFEGTRPAALLVEVLPRSAEVLLDDRPLGRGARTVPVDRADAGGHVLRFRAPGFVEEAREVAGGLAGVRVGVALRPEGWPYGALDLDEPRGLAAAAEALLDAGEADDAADYAARAVALEPALPEAHRALGSARAALGDRRGAAAGWGEYLRLRPDAPDAAQVAERLDALDGGDGAPGGNEVTDPGAASRGSRPRGRGTTWDTRSTGTRRRSGCGSSSSPPRTRGARPRTRAARS; the protein is encoded by the coding sequence ATGGAGCCGCACCCCGACACCTCCCTCCCGGGCCCGGCCGGCCGGCGCGGGGGCCACCTCGCACGCCGCCGCGGGCCGTGCGTCGCCGCCGCGGTCGCCGCGCTGGCGCTGGGCGCGGGCTGCACGCGCGCGGCGCGCGCGCGGTTCGAGGGCACGCGGCCGGCGGCGCTGCTGGTGGAGGTGCTGCCGCGCTCCGCCGAGGTGCTGCTCGACGACCGCCCGCTCGGGCGCGGCGCGCGCACCGTGCCGGTGGACCGGGCCGACGCGGGCGGGCACGTGCTCCGCTTCCGCGCGCCGGGGTTCGTGGAGGAGGCGCGCGAGGTGGCGGGCGGCCTCGCCGGCGTGCGGGTCGGGGTGGCGCTGCGGCCGGAGGGCTGGCCGTACGGGGCGCTCGACCTGGACGAGCCGCGCGGGCTGGCCGCCGCCGCCGAGGCCCTGCTCGACGCGGGGGAGGCGGACGACGCGGCCGACTACGCGGCGCGGGCGGTGGCGCTGGAGCCGGCGCTGCCGGAGGCGCACCGCGCGCTCGGGAGCGCCCGCGCGGCGCTCGGCGACCGGCGCGGGGCGGCGGCGGGGTGGGGCGAGTACCTCCGGCTGCGGCCGGACGCCCCCGACGCGGCGCAGGTGGCGGAGCGGCTGGACGCGCTCGACGGCGGAGACGGGGCGCCGGGCGGGAACGAGGTCACGGATCCGGGCGCCGCGTCTCGTGGATCGAGGCCGCGGGGACGGGGGACGACATGGGACACCAGGAGCACAGGCACGAGGCGCCGAAGCGGGTGCGGGTCTTCGTCATCACCGCCTCGGACACGCGGGGCGAGGCCGAGGACGAGAGCGGCGCGTTCCTGA
- a CDS encoding FHA domain-containing protein yields MARDAACPRCGRENGAAAAFCQQCGLSLRAPGPAAEPPAAPGRRCGGCGAGLEPVDRFCARCGAAAAARPDDPHAAPTASGIAGPPPPSFRLAAVRTDGLPGAEYGVPAPEAVCGRTEGEIRIPDDPSVSPRHACFRVQGTALRVEDLGSVNGTFVRIRRPHRLAVGEEIRVGRQLLRLEPLPRPPAAVHGVRSWGAPDPGCRFRLSQLLEGGGQGEVVPLHEGENAIGREAGRISFPSDRYVSARHARIDVRGDAVTLVDLGSSNGTFVRISAPTEIAPGDQLLLGAQLLRVEA; encoded by the coding sequence ATGGCGAGGGACGCGGCGTGCCCGCGGTGCGGACGTGAGAACGGGGCGGCGGCGGCGTTCTGCCAGCAGTGCGGGCTGTCGCTGCGCGCCCCCGGGCCGGCGGCCGAGCCGCCCGCCGCGCCGGGCCGGCGCTGCGGCGGCTGCGGCGCCGGGCTCGAGCCGGTGGACCGGTTCTGCGCGCGCTGCGGGGCCGCCGCCGCGGCCCGGCCCGACGATCCGCACGCGGCGCCCACCGCCTCCGGCATCGCCGGCCCGCCGCCGCCGTCCTTCCGGCTCGCCGCGGTCCGCACCGACGGGCTCCCCGGCGCCGAGTACGGGGTGCCGGCGCCGGAGGCGGTGTGCGGGCGCACCGAGGGCGAGATCCGGATCCCGGACGACCCGAGCGTCTCGCCGCGCCACGCCTGCTTCCGCGTGCAGGGCACCGCGCTGCGGGTGGAGGACCTGGGCAGCGTGAACGGCACGTTCGTCCGCATCCGCCGCCCGCACCGGCTGGCGGTCGGCGAGGAGATCCGGGTCGGGCGCCAGCTCCTCCGGCTCGAGCCGCTCCCGCGCCCGCCCGCCGCGGTGCACGGCGTCCGGAGCTGGGGGGCCCCGGATCCGGGCTGCCGCTTCCGCCTGTCGCAGCTCCTGGAGGGCGGCGGGCAGGGCGAGGTCGTCCCGCTGCACGAGGGCGAGAACGCGATCGGGCGCGAGGCCGGGCGCATCAGCTTCCCGTCCGACCGCTACGTCTCGGCCCGCCACGCGCGCATCGACGTGCGCGGCGACGCGGTCACGCTGGTGGACCTGGGCAGCTCCAACGGGACGTTCGTGCGCATCTCGGCGCCGACCGAGATCGCGCCCGGCGATCAGCTCCTGCTCGGCGCCCAGCTGCTGCGCGTGGAGGCCTGA
- a CDS encoding TIGR02757 family protein, giving the protein MPRRAAAFPAARAEALRPLLERLDRSLDRAARIAADPVEFPRAFRDPADAEVAGLVAVSLAYGRADLFKPVVARVLAAMGPSPARFCEAFADAPDPAAFDGVVYRFNRPPDLAALAAAIGAVRRRHGGIGRRLGALFREEGGGPAALRPALARLAAELREAPEARALLRGRGPRGLRHLLPDPAGPGASKRWNLYLRWMVRGPDSVDLGLWREVPAAALVVPLDTHVHRVARALGLTARRDASWRTAEEITAALRRVDPADPVRFDFALCHLGMSGLCPARRDPARCQACALGAGCLARARALRAGRPSGSARAGTSSPRRRRAAP; this is encoded by the coding sequence ATGCCCCGCCGCGCCGCCGCCTTCCCCGCCGCCCGCGCCGAGGCGCTGCGCCCGCTGCTCGAGCGGCTCGATCGCTCGCTCGATCGCGCCGCGCGCATCGCCGCCGACCCGGTGGAGTTCCCGCGCGCGTTCCGCGACCCCGCCGACGCCGAGGTGGCGGGGCTGGTGGCGGTGAGCCTCGCCTACGGGCGCGCCGACCTGTTCAAGCCGGTGGTGGCGCGCGTGCTCGCCGCCATGGGGCCGTCGCCGGCGCGGTTCTGCGAGGCGTTCGCGGACGCGCCGGACCCGGCGGCGTTCGACGGCGTCGTCTACCGCTTCAACCGCCCCCCGGACCTCGCCGCGCTGGCGGCCGCCATCGGCGCGGTGCGGCGGCGCCACGGCGGCATCGGGCGCCGGCTCGGCGCGCTCTTCCGCGAGGAGGGGGGCGGCCCGGCCGCGCTCCGGCCGGCGCTGGCCCGGCTCGCGGCGGAGCTGCGCGAGGCCCCGGAGGCCCGGGCGCTGCTGCGGGGGCGCGGGCCGCGCGGGCTCCGCCACCTCCTCCCCGACCCGGCCGGCCCGGGCGCGTCGAAGCGGTGGAACCTCTACCTGCGCTGGATGGTGCGCGGCCCGGACTCGGTGGACCTGGGGCTGTGGCGGGAGGTCCCGGCCGCCGCGCTGGTGGTCCCGCTCGACACGCACGTGCACCGGGTGGCGCGCGCGCTCGGGCTCACCGCGCGGCGGGACGCGAGCTGGCGGACGGCCGAGGAGATCACCGCCGCGCTCCGCCGCGTGGATCCCGCCGACCCGGTCCGCTTCGACTTCGCGCTCTGCCACCTGGGCATGAGCGGGCTGTGCCCGGCCCGCCGCGATCCGGCGCGGTGCCAGGCCTGCGCGCTCGGCGCGGGCTGCCTGGCGCGGGCGCGGGCGCTCAGGGCAGGCCGGCCCAGCGGCAGCGCCAGAGCTGGAACGTCGTCACCTCGTCGCCGCCGCGCCGCACCGTGA